In a genomic window of Halalkalicoccus sp. CG83:
- a CDS encoding helix-turn-helix transcriptional regulator has protein sequence MDDLGPSMRNTNRYANRVLTRIMTGSLDDIRFLADSQHRAVTMSSLAAEPRSRAELQDVTGASSATIGRIVQAFEERGWLVRDGTHYSLTALGTFVAGSFAKHRHDMRLARKLDELLPHVPIEEIGIDVDQLTDALVTRATPANSFAMVSRIRELELDSTEARSLTDFFPEPCIDGRYEAIVNGTQTFEAVFAPTVIEAAVASDSASKFEAIVAADRTNIYVYDGDISYPVMFHDGEVCLIVRDEENVSIGMIETDDETVVDWVMDAFETCRSEATLLTPGDLTVPLEGDRVRT, from the coding sequence ATGGATGACCTCGGTCCTTCCATGCGGAACACGAACAGATATGCTAATCGGGTGCTAACACGTATCATGACAGGGTCACTCGACGACATCCGGTTCCTCGCGGACTCACAGCACCGGGCAGTGACGATGAGTTCGCTCGCCGCCGAGCCACGCTCTAGAGCGGAGCTCCAGGACGTGACCGGCGCCTCCTCGGCCACCATCGGTCGAATCGTGCAGGCGTTCGAGGAACGTGGTTGGCTCGTACGGGACGGCACTCACTACTCGCTGACGGCACTGGGGACGTTCGTCGCCGGGTCGTTCGCGAAGCACCGTCACGATATGAGACTTGCGCGTAAGTTAGACGAACTCCTTCCGCACGTGCCGATCGAGGAGATCGGTATCGACGTCGACCAACTGACCGACGCGCTCGTCACTCGGGCGACACCCGCCAACTCGTTCGCCATGGTCTCTCGTATCAGGGAACTCGAACTCGACTCCACGGAAGCACGGAGTCTTACTGACTTCTTTCCCGAACCGTGCATCGACGGACGGTACGAAGCGATCGTGAACGGCACGCAGACGTTTGAGGCGGTGTTTGCACCAACCGTTATCGAGGCCGCCGTGGCGTCGGACTCCGCCAGCAAGTTCGAGGCCATCGTCGCGGCCGATCGCACGAACATCTACGTCTACGACGGTGATATCTCGTATCCTGTGATGTTCCACGACGGAGAGGTCTGTCTCATCGTACGGGATGAGGAAAACGTCTCGATCGGGATGATAGAAACCGACGACGAAACGGTGGTCGACTGGGTGATGGACGCGTTCGAAACCTGCCGGTCCGAAGCGACACTGCTCACACCCGGGGATCTCACGGTACCACTGGAAGGAGATCGTGTCCGGACCTGA
- the cobA gene encoding uroporphyrinogen-III C-methyltransferase has translation MTARVHLVGSGPGDPELLTVKARRLIDEADVVLHDKLPGPEIIESIPERKREDVGKRAGGERTSQEEINDRLVELAREGKRVVRLKGGDPFVFGRGGEELEHLRGRGIDVEVVPGVTSALAAPAVFGIPATHRDHASSVSLVTGHEDPTKEESAVDWEALAATGGTIVVLMGVGKLPEYTTALREAGMDPETPVALIEKGTWPEGRAVRGTLETIVSVRDEAGIEPPAVTVIGGVAGLGGRS, from the coding sequence ATGACCGCCAGGGTCCACCTCGTCGGCAGCGGCCCCGGCGATCCCGAGCTGTTGACCGTGAAGGCCCGCCGGCTGATCGACGAGGCCGACGTCGTGCTCCACGACAAGCTGCCCGGCCCGGAGATCATCGAGTCGATCCCCGAGCGAAAACGCGAGGACGTCGGCAAGCGCGCCGGCGGCGAGCGAACCAGCCAGGAGGAGATCAACGACCGGCTGGTCGAACTCGCCCGCGAGGGGAAACGAGTGGTCCGGCTGAAGGGCGGCGATCCCTTCGTCTTCGGGCGCGGCGGCGAGGAGCTGGAGCACCTCCGCGGTCGGGGTATCGACGTCGAGGTCGTCCCCGGCGTGACGTCGGCGCTCGCCGCCCCCGCGGTCTTCGGGATTCCGGCGACCCACCGCGATCACGCCTCGAGCGTCTCGCTGGTGACGGGCCACGAGGACCCCACGAAGGAGGAGTCGGCGGTCGACTGGGAGGCGCTCGCGGCCACGGGGGGAACGATCGTCGTGCTGATGGGCGTCGGCAAGCTGCCCGAGTACACGACGGCGCTTCGGGAGGCCGGCATGGACCCCGAAACGCCCGTCGCGCTGATCGAGAAGGGAACCTGGCCGGAGGGGCGCGCCGTCAGAGGAACGCTGGAGACGATCGTCTCGGTCCGCGACGAGGCCGGGATCGAGCCGCCCGCCGTGACGGTGATCGGCGGAGTCGCCGGACTGGGAGGGCGATCGTGA
- a CDS encoding glycoside hydrolase family 3 C-terminal domain-containing protein, whose protein sequence is MTDTRRSREERRRGEERTNETSRRAFLAAGAASAAGLGLGPGPIGAAGVETDEDVEALLEEMTLEEKVSRTHGAENAPEGIAGYLRGVERLDVPGMGMADGPPGASLGEPTTDFPHPVASAATFDPDLISEQGAAIAREAKDGGVSVHLAPSMDMFRVPLHSRAGESYGEDPHLAAAMAAAYTGAVQSEGVIATLKHFVAYNQTRGTGDVKDYFSISEHDVRVGERALREIYYPPFRAAVTQGDAGAVMPAYNRLNGTFCSENRELLRDVLKGEWGFDGFVVSDWGGTHSTVDAAENGLDVEMPSAEFFGDALREAVEDGEVDESIVDEMVRRGLRSQEEIGALSGERTGRDPVRGTDEHFELARTIAEEGTVLLRNDGTLPLDDRLDEVALIGREPETFENSVGGSDDVTAIRDVGPVEGIENVADVTVTTASPDESVPLAADEGFTYEHYESGDRSGSPIGTGEVAEIAFDGEAGSAEWEGTVTPEETGSFEFVLTSQGESTLFVDGEAVVDNLGGGFAGPNTERVATELEAGREYTIRVEADGGAPVSVEWTRPSAIEAVAEVAAEADVAVVLAKTDTTYGDDRKQFDLSGNQNAVIDAVTEATDDVVVLLNTESPVAMPWAESVSAIMQLWFPGQEGGRAVADLLFGHANPSGRTPVTFAESLEDYLPGGVATLPEEAEAYPGVDGAVHYDEGVFVGYRGFDARDVEPLFPFGHGESYTDFEYSNLRVNPDRVPRNGQVNAVVHVENTGDRAGKEVVQVYVRDREARVERPPKELKAFEKVSLEPDERCAVAFHIDVDDLGFYDEEADDWATESGTFELLVGHSSRDVRTSKRFEVR, encoded by the coding sequence ATGACCGACACACGCCGTTCGCGCGAGGAGAGACGGAGAGGAGAGGAGAGGACGAACGAGACCTCACGGCGGGCGTTTCTCGCGGCCGGGGCGGCGTCGGCGGCGGGGCTGGGCCTCGGGCCGGGACCGATCGGCGCCGCGGGTGTCGAGACGGACGAGGACGTCGAGGCGCTGCTCGAGGAGATGACGCTCGAGGAGAAGGTGAGTCGGACGCACGGCGCCGAGAACGCCCCGGAGGGGATCGCCGGCTATCTCCGGGGAGTCGAGCGACTCGACGTTCCGGGGATGGGGATGGCCGACGGACCACCTGGCGCGTCGCTCGGCGAGCCGACGACCGACTTCCCCCATCCCGTCGCATCGGCCGCGACGTTCGACCCCGATCTGATCTCGGAGCAGGGGGCGGCGATCGCTCGCGAGGCCAAGGACGGGGGAGTCTCGGTTCATCTCGCGCCGTCGATGGACATGTTCCGAGTCCCGCTTCACAGCCGCGCCGGCGAGTCCTACGGCGAGGACCCTCACCTGGCGGCAGCGATGGCCGCTGCCTATACCGGCGCCGTCCAGTCGGAGGGGGTGATCGCGACGCTGAAACACTTCGTCGCGTACAACCAGACGCGGGGAACCGGCGATGTCAAGGACTACTTCTCGATCTCGGAACACGACGTCCGCGTCGGCGAGCGGGCGCTGCGGGAGATCTACTACCCGCCGTTCAGGGCCGCAGTCACACAGGGGGATGCCGGCGCGGTCATGCCCGCCTACAACCGCCTCAACGGGACGTTCTGCAGCGAGAACCGCGAGCTGCTGCGGGACGTCCTGAAGGGCGAGTGGGGCTTCGACGGGTTCGTCGTCTCCGACTGGGGCGGGACTCACAGCACCGTCGACGCCGCGGAGAACGGGCTGGACGTCGAGATGCCCTCCGCGGAGTTCTTCGGCGACGCTCTGCGGGAGGCGGTCGAGGACGGCGAGGTCGACGAATCGATCGTCGACGAGATGGTACGTCGCGGGCTTCGCTCCCAGGAGGAGATCGGCGCGCTCTCGGGCGAGCGAACGGGACGCGACCCGGTACGAGGGACGGACGAGCACTTCGAGCTCGCACGGACGATCGCGGAGGAGGGAACGGTCCTCCTGAGGAACGACGGAACGCTCCCGCTCGACGACCGGCTCGACGAGGTCGCGCTGATCGGCCGGGAGCCCGAGACGTTCGAGAACAGCGTCGGCGGGAGCGACGACGTGACCGCCATCAGGGACGTCGGCCCCGTCGAGGGGATCGAGAACGTCGCCGACGTCACGGTCACGACCGCCTCACCGGACGAGTCGGTGCCGCTGGCGGCCGACGAGGGCTTCACCTACGAGCACTACGAGAGCGGGGACCGATCCGGATCGCCGATCGGGACCGGCGAAGTCGCCGAGATCGCGTTCGACGGCGAGGCCGGCTCGGCGGAGTGGGAGGGGACGGTCACGCCCGAGGAGACGGGATCGTTCGAGTTCGTTCTGACGAGCCAGGGAGAGAGCACGCTGTTCGTCGACGGCGAGGCGGTCGTGGACAACCTGGGCGGCGGGTTCGCCGGGCCCAACACCGAGCGGGTCGCGACGGAACTGGAGGCGGGTCGGGAGTACACGATCCGCGTCGAGGCCGACGGCGGCGCGCCCGTCTCCGTCGAGTGGACCCGCCCGAGCGCGATCGAGGCCGTCGCCGAGGTCGCCGCGGAGGCCGACGTTGCCGTCGTCCTCGCGAAGACCGACACGACCTACGGCGACGATCGTAAGCAGTTCGATCTCTCGGGCAACCAGAACGCCGTGATCGACGCCGTCACGGAAGCCACCGACGACGTCGTCGTCCTTCTGAACACGGAGTCGCCGGTCGCGATGCCGTGGGCCGAGTCGGTATCGGCGATCATGCAGCTCTGGTTCCCCGGCCAGGAGGGCGGACGCGCGGTCGCGGACCTCCTCTTCGGTCACGCGAATCCCTCGGGGCGGACTCCGGTGACGTTCGCCGAGTCCCTCGAGGACTACCTCCCGGGCGGGGTCGCGACGCTGCCCGAGGAGGCGGAGGCCTATCCGGGGGTCGACGGCGCGGTCCACTACGACGAGGGCGTGTTCGTCGGCTATCGAGGCTTCGACGCGCGCGACGTCGAGCCGCTGTTCCCCTTCGGGCACGGTGAGTCCTACACCGACTTCGAGTACTCGAACCTGCGGGTCAACCCCGATCGCGTCCCGCGAAACGGGCAGGTCAACGCCGTAGTCCACGTCGAGAACACCGGAGATCGGGCCGGCAAGGAGGTCGTTCAGGTCTACGTCCGCGACCGTGAGGCACGCGTCGAGCGTCCGCCTAAGGAGCTCAAGGCGTTCGAGAAGGTGTCCCTCGAGCCCGACGAGCGGTGTGCCGTCGCGTTCCACATCGACGTCGACGATCTGGGATTCTACGACGAGGAAGCCGACGACTGGGCGACGGAGTCGGGCACGTTCGAGCTACTGGTCGGGCACTCCTCGCGCGACGTGCGGACCTCGAAGCGCTTCGAGGTCCGCTGA
- the hemL gene encoding glutamate-1-semialdehyde 2,1-aminomutase, with protein sequence MNDENSRELYDRALSVLPGGVNSSVRAIRPYPFFIERGDGAHVIDADGNRLIDYVMGYGPLLYGHDLPELVRATIQSHASDGPMYGAPTEVEVELAEFVCRHVPSVEMIRFVNSGTEATVSAVRLARGHTGREKIVVMQGGYHGAQESTLVEGGPGGAHPSSPGIPESFAEHTIPVPFNDEETIERVFEERGEEIAAVLTEPMLGNTGIVHPVDDYLERLRELTDEHGALLVFDEVITGFRVGGLQCAQGKFGVTPDVTTFGKIVGGGFPVGAIGGRTEVIEEFTPSGDVFQSGTFSGHPVTMAAGLESLRYAAENDVYEHVNELGERLRSGLREICEERAPSYTVAGTDSTFKVIFTRDGPTQSASCGSGCRQDPDCARFEHCPKTGADVARAETDRWERLFWPAMREEGVFLTANQFESQFVSYAHTEEDIEETLAAYEATL encoded by the coding sequence ATGAACGACGAGAACTCGCGCGAGCTGTACGACCGGGCGCTCTCGGTGCTGCCGGGCGGGGTCAACTCCTCGGTGCGGGCGATCCGTCCCTACCCCTTCTTCATCGAGCGCGGCGACGGCGCGCACGTGATCGACGCCGACGGCAACCGACTGATCGACTACGTGATGGGCTACGGGCCGCTGTTATACGGTCACGACCTGCCCGAGCTCGTCCGGGCGACGATCCAGTCGCACGCCAGCGACGGCCCGATGTACGGCGCGCCCACGGAGGTCGAGGTCGAGCTCGCGGAGTTCGTCTGCCGGCACGTTCCCAGCGTCGAGATGATCCGCTTCGTCAACAGCGGGACCGAGGCGACCGTTTCGGCCGTTCGTCTCGCGCGCGGCCACACGGGCCGGGAGAAGATCGTGGTCATGCAGGGGGGATATCACGGCGCCCAGGAGTCGACGCTCGTCGAGGGCGGGCCCGGAGGCGCCCATCCCAGCAGCCCCGGCATCCCCGAGAGCTTCGCGGAACACACCATCCCCGTCCCGTTCAACGACGAGGAGACGATCGAGCGCGTCTTCGAGGAGCGCGGCGAGGAGATCGCCGCCGTCCTGACCGAGCCGATGCTCGGCAACACCGGGATCGTCCACCCCGTCGACGACTACCTGGAGCGGCTCCGCGAACTGACGGACGAACACGGCGCGCTACTGGTGTTCGACGAGGTGATCACCGGCTTTCGCGTCGGCGGCCTCCAGTGTGCCCAGGGGAAGTTCGGCGTCACGCCCGACGTGACGACGTTCGGCAAGATCGTCGGTGGCGGGTTCCCGGTCGGCGCGATCGGCGGCCGGACGGAGGTGATCGAGGAGTTCACTCCCTCGGGAGACGTCTTCCAGTCGGGGACGTTCTCGGGTCACCCGGTGACGATGGCCGCCGGCCTCGAGAGCCTGCGCTACGCCGCCGAGAACGACGTCTACGAACACGTCAACGAACTCGGCGAGCGTCTCCGATCGGGCCTCCGGGAGATCTGCGAGGAGCGCGCGCCGAGCTACACCGTCGCCGGTACCGACAGCACGTTCAAGGTGATCTTCACCCGCGACGGCCCTACCCAGAGCGCCTCGTGCGGATCGGGCTGTCGGCAGGACCCCGACTGCGCCCGGTTCGAGCATTGCCCGAAGACCGGCGCGGACGTCGCCCGCGCCGAGACCGATCGCTGGGAGCGGCTGTTCTGGCCGGCGATGCGCGAGGAGGGCGTCTTCCTCACCGCGAACCAGTTCGAGTCCCAGTTCGTGAGCTACGCCCACACCGAGGAGGACATAGAGGAGACGCTCGCCGCCTACGAGGCCACGCTGTAG
- a CDS encoding amino acid ABC transporter ATP-binding protein: MTPILAAEGIGHDYDERVFEGTSLSVERGEVVGIIGPSGVGKSTLLRLLALFERPDDGTVRYQGTDVWAAPESRRLAMRRNVGMVFQEASLFDASARRNAEYGLRVRQSWSDRLRRSAAALVGRENGTAEAAMEALGVVGLEEEAERNARSLSGGEAQRVAFARALAYDPDVLLLDEPTSDLDPRNTAVLEKAIGEARDRGIGVALATHDMHQARRIADRVAVLLGDGIIEVGPTERVFGHPRDERARKFVEGELIY, translated from the coding sequence ATGACGCCGATCCTCGCCGCCGAGGGGATCGGTCATGACTACGACGAACGAGTGTTCGAGGGGACGTCGCTCTCCGTCGAGCGCGGCGAGGTCGTCGGAATCATCGGCCCCTCGGGGGTGGGGAAGTCCACCCTGCTTCGCCTGCTCGCGCTGTTCGAACGACCCGACGACGGGACGGTCCGCTACCAGGGAACCGACGTCTGGGCGGCCCCCGAGAGCCGACGGCTCGCGATGCGCCGGAACGTCGGCATGGTGTTCCAGGAGGCGAGCCTGTTCGACGCCTCGGCCCGACGAAACGCCGAGTACGGACTTCGAGTCCGCCAGTCGTGGTCCGATCGGCTCAGACGAAGCGCCGCCGCGCTCGTCGGCCGTGAGAACGGAACGGCGGAGGCGGCCATGGAGGCGTTGGGGGTGGTCGGTCTCGAGGAGGAGGCCGAGCGGAACGCCCGCTCGCTCTCGGGGGGCGAGGCCCAGCGGGTCGCCTTCGCCCGGGCGCTGGCGTACGATCCCGACGTGCTGTTGCTCGACGAGCCCACGTCGGATCTCGACCCCCGAAACACCGCCGTCCTCGAGAAGGCGATCGGCGAGGCCCGCGACCGTGGGATCGGCGTCGCGCTCGCCACCCACGACATGCACCAGGCGAGGCGGATCGCCGATCGGGTGGCGGTGTTGCTCGGAGACGGGATCATCGAGGTCGGCCCGACCGAACGGGTGTTCGGGCACCCGCGCGACGAGCGCGCGCGGAAGTTCGTCGAGGGCGAGTTGATCTACTGA
- a CDS encoding substrate-binding domain-containing protein → MTIQRRELLAMMGGGAAAGLAGCTGLLSSVGGNGDGSDNGSGGSIAGEELVLTTTTSTYDTGLLDEVNAAFEERFGTPVQAISQGTGEALETARNGDSDVVMVHARSQEDEFMQEGYGINRRDLMFNDFVIVGPEEDPAGIEDSADALAAFRAIAERESLFVSRGDNSGTHTAERRIWEAAGVEPGGEWYLETGQGMGDTLNQASQQGAYTLADRGTFISQREEIELVILVQGPVEGGPKILANPYGVLAVNPAVHENVNYQLAMSYIGFLTSPDGQQVIENYELDGEQLFFPQALSKDPNFGQYVPEGWQSDDGQANGTNGA, encoded by the coding sequence ATGACGATACAACGGCGCGAGCTCCTGGCGATGATGGGAGGAGGAGCGGCCGCCGGGCTGGCGGGCTGTACGGGACTGCTCTCGAGCGTCGGGGGGAACGGGGACGGGAGCGATAACGGGTCGGGCGGCAGCATCGCCGGCGAGGAGCTGGTGCTGACGACGACGACGAGCACCTACGATACCGGCCTGCTCGACGAGGTCAACGCCGCCTTCGAGGAGCGTTTCGGCACGCCCGTGCAGGCGATATCGCAGGGGACGGGCGAGGCGCTCGAGACCGCACGCAACGGCGACTCGGACGTCGTGATGGTCCACGCGCGCAGCCAGGAGGACGAGTTCATGCAGGAGGGGTACGGGATCAACCGGCGGGACCTGATGTTCAACGACTTCGTGATCGTCGGGCCGGAGGAGGATCCAGCAGGCATTGAGGACAGCGCCGACGCGCTCGCGGCGTTTCGGGCGATCGCCGAGCGCGAGTCGCTGTTCGTCTCGCGAGGCGATAACTCGGGGACGCACACCGCGGAGCGACGGATCTGGGAGGCCGCCGGCGTCGAACCCGGCGGCGAGTGGTACCTCGAGACCGGCCAGGGGATGGGCGATACGCTCAACCAGGCGAGCCAGCAGGGCGCCTACACCCTCGCGGACCGCGGGACGTTCATCTCCCAGCGCGAGGAGATCGAGCTCGTGATCCTCGTCCAGGGGCCGGTCGAGGGCGGCCCCAAGATCCTCGCGAACCCCTACGGGGTACTCGCGGTCAACCCCGCGGTCCACGAGAACGTCAACTACCAGCTCGCGATGTCCTACATCGGCTTCCTGACGAGCCCGGACGGCCAGCAGGTGATCGAGAACTACGAGCTCGACGGCGAACAGCTGTTCTTTCCCCAGGCGCTCTCGAAGGACCCGAACTTCGGGCAGTACGTCCCCGAGGGGTGGCAGTCCGACGACGGACAGGCGAACGGGACGAACGGAGCGTGA
- a CDS encoding TOBE domain-containing protein → MDEEGDVRGAVETRLAVGDVAVDARDVELLRTIDEHGSIHAAAEALERSYAHAQRRVVELEEATSPLVERRRGGSGGGGSTLTDDARELIARFERLETAADGLTATEETVLSGRVIERDGELGTVECGPGRVRALVPPAGDAVEVAIRSDAITLTAPEDAPSAEETSARNRFSGTVEEVDAGEAVARVGVDVGAETPVVALVTLASVRSLGLEPGREVVASFKATATRATPRDLDTH, encoded by the coding sequence ATGGACGAGGAAGGGGACGTTCGCGGGGCGGTCGAGACGCGGTTGGCCGTCGGCGACGTCGCCGTCGACGCTCGCGACGTCGAACTGCTGCGCACGATCGACGAACACGGCTCGATCCACGCCGCGGCGGAGGCGCTCGAGCGGTCGTACGCCCACGCCCAGCGCCGCGTCGTCGAACTGGAGGAGGCGACCAGCCCGCTGGTCGAACGCCGACGCGGCGGCTCGGGCGGCGGCGGCAGCACGCTCACGGACGACGCGCGCGAGCTTATCGCCCGGTTCGAGCGCCTCGAGACGGCGGCCGACGGGCTGACCGCCACCGAGGAGACGGTCCTGTCGGGGCGGGTCATCGAGCGCGACGGCGAACTCGGAACGGTGGAGTGCGGACCGGGACGGGTGCGCGCGCTCGTTCCCCCCGCCGGGGATGCAGTCGAGGTGGCGATCCGGTCGGACGCGATCACGCTCACCGCGCCGGAGGACGCGCCGTCCGCTGAGGAGACGAGCGCGCGAAACCGCTTTTCGGGCACGGTCGAGGAGGTCGACGCGGGCGAAGCGGTCGCCCGCGTCGGGGTCGACGTCGGCGCGGAGACGCCGGTCGTGGCGCTGGTCACGCTCGCGAGCGTCCGGAGCCTCGGACTCGAACCCGGCCGCGAGGTGGTCGCGTCGTTCAAGGCGACGGCGACGCGGGCGACGCCGCGGGACCTCGACACTCATTAA
- the hemC gene encoding hydroxymethylbilane synthase, producing the protein MSTRSAPIRLATRGSALALVQARSVQRSLRGRRHDVELVEVETTGDQVRDELIHRLGKTGAFVRSLDERVLDGRVEGAVHSMKDMPTETPDELIVAAVPQRARAGDLLVTPDGAELDELPAGAIVGTGSLRRQAQLLAKRPDLEVEPLRGNVDTRVEKLLAGGLQAEHEKRVAAEEERRGNADDPDFEPEYERRPEEWIEELSELERRALERDVETNYDAIVLAAAGLERSNLLEAVPTQPLPIGEFVPAAGQGAIAVTMLDSDLAESVHDAVDHPRTRVETTVERTILATLGGGCVAPIGIHALIQGEHVRTRVQVLSRDGEHTISVNRDLPVERHAEAARELAAELADRGADELIEEAKREADEEETAADRSDEAEGEDEG; encoded by the coding sequence ATGTCCACGCGATCGGCGCCGATCCGCCTCGCGACGCGCGGCTCGGCGCTCGCGCTCGTCCAGGCGCGGTCGGTACAGCGGTCCCTGAGGGGACGTCGTCACGACGTCGAGCTCGTCGAGGTCGAGACGACCGGCGACCAGGTGCGCGACGAGCTCATCCATCGCCTCGGGAAGACCGGGGCGTTCGTCCGGAGCCTCGACGAACGGGTACTCGACGGCAGGGTCGAGGGTGCGGTCCACTCGATGAAGGACATGCCCACCGAGACCCCCGACGAACTGATCGTCGCCGCGGTCCCCCAGCGCGCACGCGCCGGCGACCTGCTGGTCACGCCCGACGGCGCGGAGCTCGACGAGCTGCCGGCGGGTGCGATCGTCGGCACCGGCAGTCTGCGCCGCCAGGCCCAGCTGCTCGCGAAACGCCCCGATCTCGAGGTCGAGCCGCTCCGGGGCAACGTCGACACCCGCGTCGAGAAGCTGCTCGCAGGCGGTCTCCAGGCCGAACACGAGAAACGGGTGGCCGCCGAGGAGGAACGAAGGGGGAACGCCGACGACCCCGACTTCGAACCCGAGTACGAGCGGCGACCGGAGGAATGGATCGAGGAGCTCTCGGAGCTCGAACGAAGGGCGCTTGAGCGCGACGTCGAGACGAACTACGACGCGATCGTGCTCGCTGCGGCGGGCCTCGAGCGCTCGAACCTGCTCGAGGCGGTCCCGACGCAGCCGCTCCCGATCGGCGAGTTCGTCCCCGCGGCGGGCCAGGGCGCCATCGCGGTGACGATGCTCGACAGCGATCTCGCGGAGTCGGTCCACGACGCCGTCGACCACCCGCGGACGCGCGTCGAGACGACCGTCGAGCGGACGATCCTCGCGACGCTCGGCGGCGGCTGCGTCGCGCCGATCGGCATCCACGCGCTGATCCAGGGCGAGCACGTCCGCACGCGCGTGCAGGTGCTCTCGCGCGACGGCGAGCACACCATCTCGGTGAACCGCGACCTCCCCGTCGAGCGCCACGCGGAGGCCGCCCGCGAGCTCGCGGCGGAGCTCGCCGACCGGGGCGCAGACGAGCTGATCGAGGAGGCCAAACGCGAGGCCGACGAGGAGGAGACGGCCGCCGATCGGAGCGACGAGGCCGAGGGCGAGGACGAAGGATGA
- a CDS encoding ABC transporter permease: MGLEAVPVVELPFESNYITSIVRVSLYVSLTAVALSTLFSLPVAMFVGFKRFPGKELVTAVINTGMGFPSVVVGLVVLFAVSNQGPLGSLDLVFTPKAMIMSQFVLATPVITGVSIAAVTGVEENVRDAAYAMGGTRLDVALVVIKEAKFGIATAVLAGFGRAISEVGSVLIVGGNIAYADGTAYTRNLTTAIQLEARQGRFETAMFLGAILVAIVLAVNWLVGRLGGGGRR, from the coding sequence ATGGGTCTCGAGGCGGTACCCGTCGTCGAATTGCCCTTCGAGAGCAACTACATCACCAGCATCGTCCGCGTCTCGCTGTACGTGAGCCTCACTGCCGTCGCGCTCTCGACGCTGTTCAGCCTCCCCGTTGCGATGTTCGTCGGATTCAAACGGTTCCCGGGAAAGGAGCTGGTGACGGCGGTCATCAACACCGGGATGGGCTTTCCGAGCGTCGTCGTCGGGCTCGTGGTGCTCTTTGCGGTGTCGAACCAGGGACCGCTCGGCTCTCTCGACCTCGTGTTCACGCCGAAGGCGATGATCATGTCACAGTTCGTTCTCGCGACGCCGGTGATCACGGGGGTGAGCATCGCGGCGGTCACGGGCGTCGAGGAGAACGTCCGCGACGCCGCCTACGCGATGGGCGGCACCCGGCTGGACGTCGCGCTCGTGGTGATCAAGGAGGCGAAGTTCGGGATCGCCACCGCCGTGCTCGCGGGCTTCGGCCGGGCGATCAGCGAGGTGGGGTCGGTCCTGATCGTCGGGGGGAACATCGCCTACGCCGACGGCACCGCCTATACCCGGAACCTCACGACGGCGATCCAGCTCGAGGCCCGCCAGGGGCGCTTCGAGACCGCGATGTTTCTGGGGGCGATCCTCGTCGCGATCGTCCTCGCGGTCAACTGGCTGGTCGGCCGACTCGGCGGAGGTGGACGGCGATGA
- a CDS encoding ester cyclase, translated as MTATSVKENERIATDWFDQVWNNGEFDSDALADDYHVITNMGSHDELTAREYQETVAHFHDAFPDLHKEINEAIATDDEVVIQYTLTGTHEGDLMEIPPTGIAVEIEAVDIVDVEDDGIARELFVADFLRLMRQLEVVE; from the coding sequence ATGACGGCTACATCTGTCAAGGAGAACGAGCGTATCGCCACCGACTGGTTCGATCAGGTATGGAACAACGGTGAGTTCGACTCTGACGCACTCGCCGATGACTATCACGTCATCACCAACATGGGCTCACACGACGAACTCACCGCCAGGGAGTATCAGGAAACGGTTGCACATTTTCACGATGCGTTTCCCGACCTCCACAAGGAGATAAACGAAGCCATCGCCACGGACGACGAGGTCGTGATCCAGTATACGCTTACTGGCACACACGAGGGTGATCTGATGGAAATACCGCCAACGGGGATCGCTGTGGAAATAGAAGCCGTGGACATCGTCGATGTTGAGGACGACGGGATCGCGAGAGAGTTGTTCGTCGCGGATTTCCTCCGACTGATGCGCCAACTCGAGGTCGTTGAGTAG